In Phoenix dactylifera cultivar Barhee BC4 unplaced genomic scaffold, palm_55x_up_171113_PBpolish2nd_filt_p 000331F, whole genome shotgun sequence, the following are encoded in one genomic region:
- the LOC103713826 gene encoding probable 3-hydroxyisobutyrate dehydrogenase, mitochondrial isoform X11 gives MLPSSSNVLDVYTGQNGLLHCRSHLSPWLFIDSSTIDPQTSRILSTNISKCLLKEKKGFADNPLMLDAPVSGGVPAAEAGTLTFMVGGLEEAYLAAKPLFLSMGKQTIYCGSSGNGAAAKICNNLAMAVSMLGVSEAFVLGQHLGITASTLTKIFNSSSARCWSSDSYNPVPGVMEGVPSSRNYDGGFASKLMAKDLTLAMTSAGEIGLKCPLTSEARDIYMELCAKGYDSKDFSCVFRHFYSAYLNAKVGTTCACSDGIIPHHLDMSAWIDFGWSRLLTGKIGVGLKEMGIIVINPF, from the exons ATGCTACCTTCTTCCTCCAAT GTTTTGGATGTCTATACCGGACAAAATGGCTTGCTACATTGCAGGAGTCATCTAAGCCCATGGTTGTTTATAGACTCTTCAACAATTGATCCACAAACTTCAAGAATTCTTTCCACAAACATCTCAAAATGTcttctaaaagaaaagaaag GGTTTGCAGACAATCCACTCATGTTGGATGCTCCTGTATCTGGAGGCGTTCCTGCCGCAGAAGCAGGGACCCTTACTTTTATG GTTGGTGGCTTAGAGGAGGCATATCTGGCTGCAAAGCCCTTGTTTCTCTCAATGGGTAAACAGACAATCTACTGTGGCAGTTCTGGCAATGGTGCT GCAGCAAAAATTTGCAATAATTTGGCAATGGCTGTTAGCATGCTTGGGGTCTCTGAAGCATTTGTTCTTGGTCAGCATCTAGGGATTACAGCTAGCACGTTAACAAAAATTTTCAATTCATCAAGTGCTCGCTGTTGGAGTAG TGACAGTTACAACCCAGTCCCTGGAGTAATGGAAGGGGTGCCTTCATCAAGGAATTATGATGGCGGATTCGCATCTAAACTAATG GCTAAAGACTTGACATTGGCCATGACATCTGCAGGAGAGATCGGTCTCAAGTGCCCCCTTACTTCTGAAGCACGTGATAT TTACATGGAATTGTGTGCGAAGGGCTATGACTCTAAGGACTTCTCCTGTGTCTTCCGCCATTTTTACTCCG CATATCTAAATGCAAAAGTTGGCACCACCTGTGCTTGCTCCGATGGTATCATTCCTCATCACTTGGACATGTCAGCATGGATCGATTTCGGTTGGAGTCGGCTCTTGACAGGTAAAATAGGTGTAGGGTTGAAAGAGATGGGGATTATAGTGATTAACCCCTTCtga
- the LOC103713825 gene encoding photosystem II 10 kDa polypeptide, chloroplastic-like, with amino-acid sequence MATCVMSSLALKPSPFLERSQAKGLPSLARNPSSLKVQASGGKKIKTATPYGTGGGMDLRNGVDASGRKPKGKGVYQFVDKYGANVDGYSPIYAPEEWSPGGDVYVGGTTGLLIWAVTLAGLLLGGALLVYNTSALAP; translated from the exons ATGGCAACCTGCGTCATGTCTTCCTTGGCCCTGAAGCCTTCTCCATTCCTTGAGAGGTCACAGGCTAAGGGCCTCCCCTCCTTGGCCAGAAACCCTTCTTCTCTCAAGGTTCAGGCTAGTGGTGGCAAGAAGATCAAGACTGCCACACCCTATG GGACTGGAGGAGGTATGGATCTGAGAAATGGCGTCGATGCATCTGGAAGGAAGCCTAAG GGGAAGGGTGTCTATCAGTTTGTGGACAAATATGGTGCAAATGTCGATGGCTACAG CCCAATTTACGCACCTGAAGAGTGGTCCCCAGGTGGAGACGTCTATGTTGGAG GAACCACAGGGCTTTTGATATGGGCTGTAACCCTGGCTGGACTTCTACTGGGTGGTGCTCTTCTTGTGTACAACACAAGTGCTCTGGCTCCGTAG